The following coding sequences lie in one Oryza brachyantha chromosome 10, ObraRS2, whole genome shotgun sequence genomic window:
- the LOC102705849 gene encoding uncharacterized protein LOC102705849 yields the protein MFSLSPATAAAAAEGSSWECDPCARSSRPGFRCGSCGAPPRWACGGCTLFNPSGTGKCAACRASRPVEIDDEEDGDGPATPPPPSGPRKRACAGEEGERVDESDAPPPAAKKGNFENKWDKKTFKIMTYNVWIREDIELRRRLDALGELIQLHSPDLICFQEVTPYMYQLLEKSDWWQEYECLLSRQMAMRKSHFCMQMTKLLVSSSARIPFPNSTMRRELCIATIKTGEMINLALGTSHLESPCPLPPRWDPKYSKERVDQAKYSLSMLGKFNDAIFCGDMNWDDKVDGPFPLPDGWVDAWVEMRPGDNGWTYDTKANAMLSANFKQQKRMDRFVCKLSNFKIDDIEMIGKEAIPGVTYYKEKIVRKELHKLDLPVLPSKHFGLVLTITRQDDIL from the exons ATGTTCTccctctcgccggcgacggcggcggcggcggcggaggggtcCTCGTGGGAGTGTGATCCCTGCGCCCGCTCCTCCCGCCCGGGGTTCCGCTGCGGCTCCTGCGGCGCTCCGCCGCGGTGGGCCTGCGGCGGCTGCACGCTCTTCAACCCGAGCGGCACCGGCAAGTGCGCCGCCTGCAGGGCCTCGCGCCCCGTGGAGATCGACGACGAAGAGGACGGGGACGGtcccgcgacgccgccgcctccgagcGGCCCGAGGAAGAGGGCgtgcgccggcgaggagggcgagCGGGTGGACGAGTCCgatgcgccgcctcccgccgccaAGAAAG GAAATTTTGAGAATAAGTGGGACAAAAAGACCTTCAAAATCATGACATACAATGTCTGGATCCGAGAGGATATTGAACTGCGTAGAAGGCTTGATGCTCTTGGAGAACTTATTCAACTTCACAGCCCAGACCTTATATGCTTTCAG GAGGTTACACCTTACATGTATCAGCTTCTGGAAAAATCTGACTGGTGGCAAGAATATGAATGCCTGTTGTCACGTCAGATGGCTATGCGGAAGTCACATTTCTGCATGCAG ATGACCAAATTGCTAGTTAGTTCATCTGCCCGCATTCCTTTTCCGAACTCAACAATGAGGAGGGAGCTATGCATAGCAACCATCAAGACAGGAGAGATGATCAATTTGGCCTTGGGCACAAGCCACCTAGAGAGCCCCTGCCCTCTACCTCCTCGGTGGGATCCGAAGTACAGCAAGGAGCGAGTAGATCAGGCAAAGTATTCTCTGAGCATGCTGGGAAAATTCAACGATGCAATCTTCTGCGGTGACATGAACTGGGATGACAAAGTGGATGGTCCCTTCCCTCTACCGGACGGCTGGGTTGACGCTTGGGTGGAGATGAGGCCAGGTGACAATGGATGGACCTATGATACAAAAGCCAATGCCATGCTTTCAGCCAACTTTAAGCAGCAGAAGAGGATGGACCGGTTTGTGTGCAAGCTGTCGAATTTCAAGATCGACGACATTGAGATGATCGGAAAAGAGGCGATTCCAGGCGTCACGTACTACAAGGAGAAGATTGTTCGCAAGGAGCTTCATAAGCTGGACCTACCTGTCCTACCCAGCAAACATTTTGGGCTTGTTCTGACCATTACTCGTCAGGACGACATTTTGTGA